GTCGAACTTCCTATAGTCGATGAGACTTGCCTCGGCGGTGGAATAGGTCTTGCTTTAAAAACGTTTGGCTCAGAAGTGCCATTTTTACAACCTTTTACAGTTCTTCTTTTAGCAGTTTTTTCGTCCAAATTAGTTAGGTCACCGGTACTCAATGACTCGAACTTTGATTTCAATGATAAAACCGAAGGGGGCAACTCGGGTTCATCTTCATTCACATTGCTGAAGCCTTGGCGAGAGGCCATGTTCCATGATTACGACAATCTTATgctttaaatcaattttttaaataaatcaccttttttaaatacttcTAAAATCTATTAGGTGCTGTTTGGACCTTTTGCGCTTTTCAGCTAATTGTTGGAAAAAGACAACCAAGACACTGCGTGGGCTGACCTATtatgaaataaacaaagcCTCGTGCACTCAAACACACGCATCAACAATACTCCaaataatcatttttacagaaaacaaaaggGAAGATGATGTAGAAATTCGCATAATACAAATTAGgaattccaaaaaactatcaaatattttttaggCATTTGTATTGCTTAACTAAATAGTTTACTTCACATTTATagaaacaattttgaaagcCATTCTCAAGGCAATGAAAGATCATATTGTCATGTAGCTAAATATTTGTAACATATTATTAAGCATTGACTATAAACACACATTGcacaattttatttcagaAAGACACAAAACGAGAAATTTTAAGTACTTATGcaagaaattttataagatacagaaaatttattcgatatcaaaattatataaaaattgaGCAACTTATGAAAGCATATGTACTATACGTTGAATAAAACCACAATAAAAGAGTGTATAAAGGcatagaaaaaataaaataaaatcatataGTTAATTGATTGTCTAAAGAATGTAATTTATACGGGAGGCAAGATAGACGTTTGACATTATGTATTAGAAATGAAGGACCATAAAAGATGATAGTATGGTTCACTAGCAAACAAACCCAAATGATAATTGGGTATCAAGTTTCGTTATATTTTAACATTATCTCTAACGTTTGCGAGAGCTGGTAGCCGCCTTTAGTCGTTCGATTTCAAgttcaatttgttttatttgaaCATGCTGAGCTTCcaaatctttatttaatgagTCGCGTTCGGCAATCAAGCGTTGTTCCCATTGTCGAAATCGAGTTTCTTCTACGCGCACTTGTTCTGTAAATCtttttctcaaattttcttcttcttccttaaATTTCGCATTATCAATAGTCCGCAGTTTAGGTTCTCCATACTGGCGAACTTTCATCTGCTCTTGTCGATATTGCTCATACAACTTTTCTTCAGTAGTTTGAATCAAATCAAGCATACAACTCcgaattaaaatattccTAAGCTGTTTAAAGTCGCAGTGTTCTTCGTTCTCAATTTCAACAATTCCCCATGGGTATTCTCTACCCTTAACGACCCTACCATCAGGAGTACGGATGTCATCTTCGCTTCCAACAATCGCGAATGGCATGCAATTAATGATTCCTTGAATTTGTCTGTGAAAAACGGGATCGCCCTCATCCATATTAGGTTTATAAACATTGACTTGATGGTATTCTAAAACTTGAGAAATTCTAGTTTTATACAGAGCTAAATCCCTTCGAGTATACATATCGGCTTTAGCTATGACAGGAATTAAATTGACACGCTTAGAAATATGTTTCATAGCCTCCAAATCCATAGGCCGAACACCATTTCTTACGGGACGCAAAAAATATAGGCAAGCATGAATACGCATATCAATGATCTTACGACGATCTGGCTGCTGATCTTGTCTCATGTACGATTCATGCTGGTCTTCTATAAATTCAACTACCGACTCCCAACATCCTGaattattgataaaatCCCCAAAACCAGGGGTATCAATTACTGTCAACCTTAAgtggaaatttttttcttctaactCAGCTTTTGTAATCTCTATTTCGACCGTTTTCTCAGCATGCTTCGCACGAACCTTTTCCGGGCCCATATGTGATTTAATTGTTGTTGAAAAGAGTGTATTACAAAATGTTGTTTTACCAAGACCCGACTCTCCACAAAGCATCAAAGTGAAAGCTACACCATTTCGTGAAACTATTTTGTGACGCTGATTAGGTAAATCCGCAATTCCAACGAAGTTTGTCTCTTCTTCATTCATGACGCGCAGAGATGAATAGTATATTTCCTTTGTTTAACGGTCTGTAAAATATTGACTTAAAAGCTTCCaaactaaataaaaaagtttccaaaaaatgcaagAGAATTGTTattagttttattaaagcATAAATGGTAAAAAACGGAAGGTCTAAGTAAATAGATAATCGAAGCTTCGTTGCAATCACTCGTTAGCGATATAACTATATGATCACTATACctcattatatttttaacgGGCTTTCGTCTCGTAAATATACTAACTATCATTACTAGTTTGCTCattaaatttcataaagaTTCTGAATGCCAGAAATTATGCTTGgcaaatatataaaaaccTCTATACTACGTAACAGAAATAGATTGCTGGGAAGTATGCATTTAAGTTATTGATTTAATGTTCATTATATTGTTCAAGAAAATAGTTACTACACAGGTAATATGATGATCAAAATCGTTGTTTTAGTTGATATACAAGTACTAACTTGTTGCAGTGTAAAGTTAATTCGTGGCAGCATAGTAATTAACGGCAGCATTGATagcattttctaaattatttaacgAATTTTACGTTCGTAGCTTTGAGAGTTAATGTGAGATATCgttattaatatttaactAATGAAACATGGCTACACTAAACAAATGTTAACTAAAATAATAGCATAGTGGGCGTAGGGATAGGTTAACCATAATATCTTGAAAagactaaaaaaatttatctcAACACAttagttttaaaaacttcTTTACTTCAGTCTTGtatgatttaaaattacaGATTTGAGCGGATCTTCATATACTTCACACTGacttattttattaactcTTCAATAATCGTGAATGCACCCGGTAATTTAGACCAACGAAAAATTAAGTcccaatttttctttggcTAATTATATTGATTTGTTAAAACGCAATTAAATAACACTACCTTCTAATTTTTCGtaatacatatatatatatatatattatatgtttttttgaaatttataatGGTATTTGCAGACTATAAACAACGTGTTGAAAATGGCGATTTGGCAGTAGCTTGGATTGGTAGGAACAAGTTGATTCCTTTACATATAGAAGCTGAAAAAACATTTCATAATCAATATGGTGCCTTCCCACATTCCGAAATGATTGGTAAAAGGTACGGCGAGCAAATTGCATCTACAGCGAAGCAAGGATTTATTTACCTTCTTCAACCAACTCCGGAACTATGGACCCTCGCTCTTCCTCACAGAACACAAATTGTTTACACTCCAGATATTGCTTTAATCCACCAAAAGCTTCGTATCACTTACGGAACCCGAGTAATAGAAGCTGGTACTGGTAGTGCTAGCATGTCACACGCAATATCGCGAACAGTCGGCCCTCTTGGAAGATTATTTACTTTCGAATATCACGCAACTCGCTATCAAACAGCGTTACAAGAATTTCGGGAACACGAGATGTTAATTGATGTGGGTGGAAATACTCATCTAACTCATAGAGATGTCTGCAAAGATGGTTTTTTGGATACGGAGGTAAAGGTTGACGCTATATTTTTAGACCTTCCAGCTCCCTGGGAAGCAATACCGCATCTTTCGAATCATGTAAATCATGATAAAAGCACTCgaatttgttgtttttctcCTTGTATAGAACAAATTCAACATTCTGCTGAAGCACTACGAGAACTTGGCTGGTGTGATATTGAAATGATTGAAGTTGATTATAAGCAATGGGCTGCTCGTAAGAGTCGAATTGTTCATATTGACGAAGCAATCGATAGGCTAAAAGAGGTTAAAAGAAGGAGGATCGAAGGATTtgagagaagaaaaatgagGCGTGAACAAAACTTATCTTCTGATGCGAAGGTAGAAGATCAAGATAACGATTCAATGCTTGGTGAAAACAAGTCTTCTGTGTCCACAGAAACGGCGTTAAAGCCCGTTACTAACAAACGCATTAGAGAAGGTGATGGAAATTACGAATGGACAGATGTTGCAAGAGTTGATTCTAACTTAAAATCACACACCAGTTATTTGCTATTTGCGGTGCATTTGCCATCTCAGCTAGATAAACAGAACCAGGAGACAGGCCCTTAGATAACTTTCATATTTATGCAAAACAGAAATTTAGTGAAAATAGGCCGAAGTACTCCAAAGGACACACAGGCACGGTAAATGACATACAGggtacaaaaaataatattaacGCGTCAAACATTCAAAACTTGTTATTATAAAAACGTAACTACCCAAATTGAGATCGAGTATAATGTCATAGAATTATTGACTTATGTGCTTTTTACTCTCGGAGCCGTCAGGAGAAGCTGAGCGTTTACGGCTCAACTTGTCCTGAATTTCAGTTTCCTGAGATAGTCTATCTACCTTTCTTTTCAGTTCCAGTAGCGAAACGATTGAGTTTTGTAGCTCAACGAACTTCTCAAAGTTTTTAGCTGTCGGCATAATCAGCCTTGAAGAAACTCCTAGTTCAGTCATAACTGACGAAACTCTCTGCGATAAAGAAGCCTTTATGGCAGGGATTTTTTGGGAACGAACAAAAGTGCCCGGATGTAGTTTTTCGTGCCAAGTGATGCCAAATTGTGGATCTGTCGGTTGCGGACCGTATCTGATTCTTGGTGTGCTGAGAGCATGTGGACGAGTAGGGGTATTTAAAACACTAGACACTCCAGAAGAAGGGGCTGAAGAAGATACAATAGCTTCCTCcactttatttttggttCTTTGAGAATTAATCATATCTTGAATTAAACTGCTCATTCCAGCACTTGTGTGATATTCATGAATGCCACCATCTCCTTTCTGTTCATCTAATAGACGGAGAACTTCGTCTCTATCACTTAATAATTTAGCCTGTGATGTTTCAATACGttttaattcaataaataaagcttcttcttctgcAACTTCTTCAGGCGTCCTAGAAGCAAGCCCAATTAGATACTTCTTCCGAATAACTTCTTGCTCTTTATTGTACTCCATCGTATTCAACAAAGAGCTCTGTGCAGCAGTCATTGAATTAATGGGATTCCTGGCTAATAGAATTTTTCGCGACACAGAATAAAATCTGTcttttaaatcttcaagCGTTCgatgttttttatatttttcattatcatAACGATCTGCTATTACAAAGAACCTCAAGTCATAATCTTTGCATAAACGGAATAGGTAGTCGGTTTCATCTTTATTCCAATCCTCATCTACAACAAATTAGTTAATGAAATATAGTAGAGAATCTCAaccttttaaataattttggtACTCTTCGTCGGTGTAGTCAATTATAAACAGAGGGacgttaaatttttcaaatttgtaTGCTACACAGTTTAGGTTAGTTTAACCAAGCGcttatcaaataaaatttcaaacatACAGGCTTCAGAATCTActtctgatttaaggaCCCAATGATGCAAAGTAAAATCATCCTTACGGCTTGATATGGAAAAGGGCTGGCGTACCCTAcaaattagtaaattcCTTACTGAATAcacaaatttatttatttgagcTCTGATTTACTCACCAATTTTTAGCTTTGTGACTAACTTTTGGTTTTTCcttaaatttcttttggtATATTGCTAACGGGGCAGAATTCTCGCCTAGCAATGAATAAAGTTCTCGAGAAATTCCTTCTGGCCTTCTCTCTGTTGGAGTTTTAGATTTCTGCTTATTTCCTATTTCAGGAGGAGGTAATTCAAAGACATCCCGAATGTCAGCACTAGTCATTGTATTTTGAACTGAATTTTCTCATCAGTGTACGAATAAAACGCCGACACTTCAAATGtggttttcttttaaaaaacgttAGACTACAGTATTTATTTAGCATAACACTGCGTACTCAATTGtcctattttttaaggAGATTTTAGAGTGCACTTGCAATTTTGTAATTCAGGAAATATGGGAATAAAGTAGTATTGATAGAGTagttatttaataaaaaaaaataaccaaCTTGAGATAACACCATATCGGCGTTAAATATAATCTAAATGTAactgaaaaacttttataaaaacttCATTGAGTCTTCCTAACGCTACATTCGGgaaatctttatttaaagacACTACAACCCTAGGAAAACATAAGTATCGATTTAACGAAAGTTTCGATTTTAAGCGAGCAACTTCACATGATTGTTCATGTAAAGACAAGAATATATGCGATGAAAAGTGCGTGacgaaaaataaaaaacaaggatCTTTAAAGCAATTAAGACATTCATCGATATGAGATCATCTCATAAGGTAACTTAACCTCGTTATTTTAGCAGTTTGTTATCATT
This portion of the Schizosaccharomyces pombe strain 972h- genome assembly, chromosome: I genome encodes:
- the trm61 gene encoding tRNA (m1A) methyltransferase complex catalytic subunit Trm61; translated protein: MVFADYKQRVENGDLAVAWIGRNKLIPLHIEAEKTFHNQYGAFPHSEMIGKRYGEQIASTAKQGFIYLLQPTPELWTLALPHRTQIVYTPDIALIHQKLRITYGTRVIEAGTGSASMSHAISRTVGPLGRLFTFEYHATRYQTALQEFREHEMLIDVGGNTHLTHRDVCKDGFLDTEVKVDAIFLDLPAPWEAIPHLSNHVNHDKSTRICCFSPCIEQIQHSAEALRELGWCDIEMIEVDYKQWAARKSRIVHIDEAIDRLKEVKRRRIEGFERRKMRREQNLSSDAKVEDQDNDSMLGENKSSVSTETALKPVTNKRIREGDGNYEWTDVARVDSNLKSHTSYLLFAVHLPSQLDKQNQETGP
- the spn4 gene encoding mitotic septin Spn4, giving the protein MNEEETNFVGIADLPNQRHKIVSRNGVAFTLMLCGESGLGKTTFCNTLFSTTIKSHMGPEKVRAKHAEKTVEIEITKAELEEKNFHLRLTVIDTPGFGDFINNSGCWESVVEFIEDQHESYMRQDQQPDRRKIIDMRIHACLYFLRPVRNGVRPMDLEAMKHISKRVNLIPVIAKADMYTRRDLALYKTRISQVLEYHQVNVYKPNMDEGDPVFHRQIQGIINCMPFAIVGSEDDIRTPDGRVVKGREYPWGIVEIENEEHCDFKQLRNILIRSCMLDLIQTTEEKLYEQYRQEQMKVRQYGEPKLRTIDNAKFKEEEENLRKRFTEQVRVEETRFRQWEQRLIAERDSLNKDLEAQHVQIKQIELEIERLKAATSSRKR
- the swc4 gene encoding Swr1 complex/NuA4 histone acetyltransferase complex subunit Swc4; amino-acid sequence: MTSADIRDVFELPPPEIGNKQKSKTPTERRPEGISRELYSLLGENSAPLAIYQKKFKEKPKVSHKAKNWVRQPFSISSRKDDFTLHHWVLKSEVDSEASYKFEKFNVPLFIIDYTDEEYQNYLKDEDWNKDETDYLFRLCKDYDLRFFVIADRYDNEKYKKHRTLEDLKDRFYSVSRKILLARNPINSMTAAQSSLLNTMEYNKEQEVIRKKYLIGLASRTPEEVAEEEALFIELKRIETSQAKLLSDRDEVLRLLDEQKGDGGIHEYHTSAGMSSLIQDMINSQRTKNKVEEAIVSSSAPSSGVSSVLNTPTRPHALSTPRIRYGPQPTDPQFGITWHEKLHPGTFVRSQKIPAIKASLSQRVSSVMTELGVSSRLIMPTAKNFEKFVELQNSIVSLLELKRKVDRLSQETEIQDKLSRKRSASPDGSESKKHISQ